A window of Belonocnema kinseyi isolate 2016_QV_RU_SX_M_011 chromosome 9, B_treatae_v1, whole genome shotgun sequence contains these coding sequences:
- the LOC117179283 gene encoding uncharacterized protein LOC117179283: MAISTLLFFSAILLTSIELSVQNWWGLSRKVFPEPMIKTDIHYYADENGLHEISGTIDVGINEDVIIGVVVNGVLRPAYDSNRQRVVVLINTNGMNRNLALSSRIAETMGFGLPPRQTMRAIVGSISDN, encoded by the exons ATGGCAATTAGCACACTGCTTTTCTTCTCAGCAATTTTACTTacttctattg AATTAAGTGTGCAGAACTGGTGGGGGCTCTCACGCAAAGTATTTCCTGAGCCTATGATTAAAACTGATATTCATTATTACGCGGATGAAAATGGACTTCATGAAATATCAGGAACTATTGATGTAGGAATAAACGAAGATGTTATTATTGGTGTAGTTGTTAATGGTGTTCTTCGTCCAGCATATGATAGTAATCGTCAAAGGGTTGTAGTACTAATAAATACGAACGGTATGAACCGCAATTTAGCACTATCCAGTCGCATAGCTGAAACCATGGGTTTTGGGCTACCACCTCGACAAACAATGCGAGCAATTGTAGGAAGTATatctgataattaa